From the genome of Candidatus Saccharimonadales bacterium, one region includes:
- a CDS encoding glycerophosphodiester phosphodiesterase yields MQIISHRGAKGHALENSRDAFVYASQSTADYIEFDVRQTADNRLVVIHGRNTRHVTGRSLTVKENTLKSLTSVKTKNGQTIMTLDEVIDQIKGLKKINIEVKSPGAGTLVAPYIPKLLKSGLTYDDFFLSSFRVKVLREIRAENKEVHLALLHRIHPLTFLRVSSELNLWGVGFRFDLCWKWVVRSAKKRGLFTYAYFVNWPWQMPRMRRVGVDAVCTNYPDSMSKLR; encoded by the coding sequence ATGCAAATTATCAGCCACCGTGGGGCTAAGGGTCACGCCCTTGAGAATTCGCGTGATGCCTTTGTCTATGCCAGCCAAAGCACAGCTGACTACATCGAGTTCGATGTCAGACAGACAGCCGACAATCGGCTTGTCGTCATTCACGGCCGTAACACAAGACACGTCACCGGACGCTCCTTAACGGTTAAGGAAAACACTCTTAAAAGTCTAACGTCGGTGAAGACTAAGAACGGCCAGACCATTATGACTTTGGACGAAGTCATCGACCAGATTAAGGGTCTCAAGAAAATAAACATTGAGGTCAAGTCGCCTGGAGCCGGTACGCTCGTTGCTCCATATATACCAAAACTACTCAAAAGCGGCCTCACATACGACGATTTCTTTCTCTCCTCTTTCCGTGTCAAAGTTCTCCGTGAGATCAGGGCTGAAAATAAAGAAGTACATCTTGCTCTTCTCCATCGTATCCACCCCTTGACGTTCCTTCGAGTGAGTAGCGAGTTAAATCTCTGGGGTGTCGGTTTCAGATTTGACTTGTGTTGGAAGTGGGTCGTACGTAGTGCCAAGAAGCGAGGACTCTTTACTTATGCTTATTTTGTGAATTGGCCTTGGCAGATGCCCCGAATGAGACGCGTTGGTGTCGACGCCGTATGTACAAACTACCCAGATAGCATGTCAAAACTGCGCTAG